One genomic region from Candidatus Caldarchaeum subterraneum encodes:
- a CDS encoding F420-dependent glucose-6-phosphate dehydrogenase, with the protein MGHTFIMRLRVGMLALNGVLRLGYWAGLEQYDPARIVAHSIHAEAVGFDIIALSDHFHPWSDTGGQAGFPWIVLAAVAEHTKKVELGTAVTTPFFRYHPAIVAQAFATLDYLYPGRIFITVGTGHAMNETPLGFKWPGYREKVERLREAIEIIQLLWKGDFVDYEGKYYQLRSAKLYTKPLTKIPIYVATSNATVAEIAGELCDGILTNPRGMDKYMEIIAALEKGARKAGKDPSKLSKCLEFKVSYDHDYDRAYKAALFWAPTAIPREKREKISDPRVLEAMVGDDERRKIKETWLITTDVDDIFKALSHLLKLGFDRVYIHSASPNEEKFLNLLGRDILPWMREFYEQLGRPIRPVLE; encoded by the coding sequence ATGGGCCATACTTTTATAATGAGACTCCGCGTTGGTATGTTGGCTTTGAACGGTGTTTTGCGGCTTGGTTACTGGGCTGGTCTCGAGCAGTATGACCCGGCGAGAATCGTGGCCCACTCCATTCACGCGGAGGCTGTTGGCTTTGACATAATTGCCTTAAGCGACCACTTCCATCCATGGAGCGACACAGGTGGTCAGGCCGGGTTTCCATGGATTGTGCTGGCGGCTGTCGCGGAGCACACGAAGAAAGTTGAGCTAGGAACCGCAGTGACCACGCCCTTCTTCCGCTACCATCCCGCGATAGTTGCACAGGCCTTCGCCACACTAGACTACCTTTACCCGGGCCGCATATTCATCACAGTGGGAACAGGCCACGCGATGAACGAGACACCTCTCGGCTTCAAATGGCCCGGCTACAGAGAAAAGGTCGAGAGACTGCGGGAGGCAATCGAGATAATTCAGCTACTGTGGAAAGGTGACTTCGTCGACTACGAGGGAAAATATTACCAGCTCAGGTCAGCCAAGCTCTACACAAAGCCGCTCACCAAAATCCCGATATATGTCGCAACATCCAACGCCACAGTCGCCGAGATAGCTGGAGAGCTTTGCGACGGCATACTGACAAACCCGCGTGGGATGGATAAGTACATGGAGATTATAGCTGCGTTGGAGAAGGGTGCGAGGAAAGCTGGCAAAGACCCCTCGAAGCTGAGTAAATGTCTCGAGTTCAAGGTCTCCTATGACCATGACTATGATAGAGCCTATAAGGCTGCGTTGTTCTGGGCGCCTACCGCGATACCTCGTGAGAAAAGGGAGAAGATCTCAGACCCAAGGGTCCTAGAGGCCATGGTTGGTGACGATGAGAGAAGGAAAATCAAGGAGACATGGCTCATCACAACAGATGTGGACGACATCTTCAAAGCCCTTTCCCACCTCCTCAAACTCGGCTTCGACCGCGTCTACATCCACAGCGCCTCCCCAAACGAGGAGAAGTTCCTCAACCTGCTCGGCCGCGACATCCTACCGTGGATGCGTGAGTTCTATGAGCAGCTTGGAAGACCCATTAGGCCTGTGCTGGAGTAG
- a CDS encoding cyclase family protein produces MWIYLSHILTRNSPCYDDGPRPEFTPDKQIARGDSSNTYFIKLLNHIGTHVDAPYHFDPNGRKISSYRADELVFEKPLLIDVSKDAGELITVSDLEKHSQTLHNVDLLLIRTSFQRYREKDPEAFMRRGPCLSAEAASFLRQFGTLRALGVDTISISSPMRREEGREAHRRLLVGRSFLIIEDMDLHDKPSVFKRVVVAPLLVDEVDSAPCTVLAEV; encoded by the coding sequence ATGTGGATTTACCTCTCTCATATTCTCACAAGAAATTCTCCCTGCTACGATGATGGCCCGCGGCCAGAGTTTACACCAGATAAACAGATTGCTAGGGGTGATAGCAGCAACACGTATTTCATTAAGCTGCTAAACCACATAGGGACACATGTTGACGCACCCTACCACTTTGACCCAAATGGCCGAAAAATCTCATCATACAGGGCTGATGAACTGGTCTTCGAGAAACCGTTGCTTATCGATGTATCCAAAGACGCTGGCGAGCTGATCACCGTCTCGGACCTCGAAAAACATAGCCAAACCCTGCATAATGTAGACTTGCTGCTCATAAGAACAAGCTTCCAACGCTACCGGGAAAAAGACCCCGAAGCCTTCATGAGGAGGGGCCCATGCTTGTCAGCCGAGGCCGCTTCTTTCTTGAGACAGTTCGGCACCCTCAGGGCCCTCGGCGTCGACACGATATCAATATCTTCTCCCATGAGAAGAGAGGAAGGGCGTGAGGCTCATCGCAGACTCCTTGTCGGCAGAAGTTTCCTGATTATCGAGGACATGGACTTGCATGATAAGCCCAGTGTGTTCAAAAGAGTTGTGGTGGCTCCGCTTCTCGTGGACGAGGTTGACAGCGCCCCGTGCACGGTTTTGGCGGAGGTTTAG
- a CDS encoding 4-hydroxybenzoate octaprenyltransferase, with the protein MRIMSLLRLVRPPNGLLMFFAVLIGVLFSETRAINPQQIFYAFVTSFGLTGSSMALNDYFDREVDLVNNPRRPIPSGEVSPTSAVALSSILAGAGLLTAFLSSTACFLMAAVALAVSTVYNMFLKKAGLVGNFAVSFTVVAPFLYGSLLADGYVSWRVVVFVVLAFLANTGREVIKGITDVEGDAVRGVATIARKSGLRTASRVGAGFYIAAVMLSPLPYLLKVVNILYLPLVAAADAGFVYSSIRIIKNPEPAEAKKQKNLTLLWMLLALISFAAGGLA; encoded by the coding sequence ATGAGGATAATGTCTCTTCTAAGGTTGGTGAGGCCGCCCAACGGATTGCTGATGTTTTTCGCTGTCTTGATAGGTGTGTTGTTCTCCGAAACACGGGCCATCAACCCCCAGCAGATATTCTACGCATTCGTAACATCATTCGGACTAACAGGCTCGTCCATGGCGTTAAACGATTACTTCGACAGGGAGGTTGACTTGGTCAATAACCCTAGACGCCCCATACCATCGGGCGAGGTTTCGCCGACCTCGGCTGTCGCTCTATCCTCTATCTTGGCTGGCGCAGGACTTCTCACCGCGTTCTTGTCATCCACGGCATGTTTTTTGATGGCTGCGGTGGCTTTGGCTGTATCAACAGTTTACAACATGTTTCTGAAAAAGGCTGGGCTGGTAGGCAATTTCGCTGTGAGCTTCACCGTGGTTGCTCCTTTTCTCTATGGTTCTTTGCTCGCCGACGGATATGTGTCTTGGCGTGTTGTTGTCTTCGTGGTTTTGGCTTTCTTGGCGAACACAGGCAGAGAAGTCATCAAAGGCATCACCGACGTGGAAGGTGATGCAGTGAGAGGGGTGGCAACGATTGCGCGGAAAAGTGGGCTAAGGACGGCTTCTAGGGTAGGGGCAGGGTTCTACATCGCCGCGGTGATGCTCAGCCCGCTTCCATACCTGCTCAAGGTGGTAAACATTCTATATCTACCACTTGTGGCCGCAGCCGACGCAGGCTTCGTCTACAGCAGCATACGCATAATCAAAAACCCCGAACCCGCTGAAGCCAAGAAGCAGAAAAACCTGACACTGCTGTGGATGCTTCTCGCACTCATCTCCTTCGCAGCAGGCGGACTAGCCTAA
- a CDS encoding tRNA-intron endonuclease, giving the protein MAASLELLNDGEVVFVEGDLGWFRERGYGDMRGEKRYFFSQVETLYLVNHGKAEVYRSGRKLGFSELLSFFAERDHNLWRDYVIYMDLRKRRYVVKEGFGPKLRFRVFERGEYPAKPAKYLVIPLYEGESVSVDELISLVRSCRAMDKVAVVAVLDRRNEVVYYHASTVDLWNK; this is encoded by the coding sequence GTGGCTGCAAGCCTCGAGTTGTTGAATGATGGCGAAGTTGTTTTCGTCGAGGGGGACCTAGGCTGGTTCAGGGAACGTGGCTACGGCGATATGCGGGGTGAGAAACGATATTTCTTCAGCCAGGTTGAAACGCTTTACCTTGTAAACCATGGCAAGGCGGAGGTTTACCGGTCTGGGAGGAAGCTCGGCTTCAGTGAGCTGCTTAGCTTCTTCGCTGAGCGTGACCACAACCTTTGGCGGGACTACGTTATCTACATGGATTTGCGTAAGAGACGTTATGTGGTGAAGGAGGGGTTCGGCCCCAAGCTAAGGTTCAGGGTTTTCGAGAGAGGCGAGTATCCGGCGAAGCCTGCTAAATATCTGGTTATTCCCCTGTATGAGGGTGAAAGCGTGTCGGTGGACGAGCTTATTTCGCTCGTCAGGTCTTGCAGAGCCATGGATAAAGTAGCTGTCGTGGCTGTTCTGGATAGACGCAACGAGGTGGTCTACTACCACGCCTCAACCGTCGACCTCTGGAACAAGTAG
- a CDS encoding methanol dehydrogenase regulator, giving the protein MSNLFAAMLGEGVKAEVGKVVVGMHDAIESLIIALLTGGHVIMEGVPGLAKTLLAKSFAMSLGLSFKRIQFTTDILPSDIIGGLVLNRKTGELEFKPGPVFANVVLIDEINRAPPRSQSALLEAMQERQVTVEGVTYKLPEPFLVIATQNPVELEGTFPLPEAEIDRFMMRVIVSYPSREEEIQILKMRDMLGEDIPVQPVITSDLLNLAMDEVRHVRVVPEVLEYIVEIVMRSRKDTRLMLGASPRAEIALLYAAKALAALNNRVYVIPDDVKRVCYRVLNHRLMPKPEYIDLSKKTDYGFVEKVIEEYLLETEVPI; this is encoded by the coding sequence ATGTCTAATCTGTTTGCTGCTATGCTTGGAGAAGGTGTAAAGGCTGAGGTAGGTAAGGTAGTGGTGGGGATGCATGACGCCATAGAGTCCCTGATTATCGCGTTGTTGACAGGTGGCCACGTCATAATGGAAGGCGTTCCAGGCCTCGCGAAAACTCTTCTCGCAAAATCATTCGCCATGTCCCTGGGACTAAGCTTCAAGAGAATACAGTTCACGACCGACATACTTCCATCAGACATAATCGGCGGCCTTGTCCTCAACAGAAAAACAGGCGAGCTGGAGTTTAAGCCTGGCCCGGTTTTCGCCAACGTGGTTCTGATAGATGAGATAAACAGGGCTCCTCCGAGAAGCCAGTCGGCGTTGCTCGAGGCTATGCAGGAGAGGCAGGTGACGGTCGAGGGCGTGACCTACAAGTTGCCTGAGCCTTTTCTCGTCATCGCCACACAGAACCCAGTGGAGCTTGAGGGCACCTTTCCTCTTCCCGAAGCAGAGATAGACCGCTTCATGATGAGAGTAATAGTCTCCTACCCAAGCCGCGAAGAGGAAATCCAAATTCTCAAGATGAGGGACATGCTCGGCGAAGATATCCCTGTCCAACCCGTGATAACCAGCGACCTGCTCAACCTCGCCATGGACGAAGTGAGGCATGTCAGGGTAGTCCCCGAGGTATTGGAGTACATCGTTGAAATCGTCATGAGAAGTAGGAAAGACACTCGGCTGATGCTTGGAGCGAGTCCGAGAGCTGAGATTGCTCTTCTATACGCGGCCAAGGCTTTGGCTGCCCTGAACAACCGTGTATACGTTATCCCCGATGACGTTAAGAGGGTGTGCTACCGTGTGCTCAATCATCGTCTCATGCCTAAGCCCGAGTACATCGACCTCTCCAAGAAAACCGACTACGGATTCGTGGAGAAAGTCATTGAGGAATATTTGTTGGAGACAGAGGTTCCGATATGA